In the genome of Magnolia sinica isolate HGM2019 chromosome 2, MsV1, whole genome shotgun sequence, one region contains:
- the LOC131236717 gene encoding uncharacterized protein LOC131236717: MPLTRLAADAFGVVTICLVSLLVLFGLFCIFYSALFRSRIQRHGYVQLGYFNGPWIIRLTLIIIAIWWGLGEIVRLSLLKGRGRILHAVSLKWQENLCKFYILSNLGFAEPSMFLTLIFLLHASLQRRELGTLSRQWNRKTFSYVVLFCLPMFVAQLVLVLTGPKLNNNKASYMKKMPKYFTTMSIEGYSKVDIALCTYPLLSTILLGLFSFLLIAYFLYIGVRMVSLVINKGLRRRVLLLIFSVVSFLPLRVLFLGFSVLSQPGHLAFEAVVFLAFLMLLLCAAVGICMLVYCPISDSLAVRSLQLLETEGAFDSNDSSSLIANQSLLEAASSTSAGRNSDASMKGGSISFRTMIKDSAPTEGFEELGLFSATTPCLPSSPGSPPLPGRPMIPLREVSEC; encoded by the coding sequence ATGCCCCTGACCAGACTCGCCGCCGATGCATTCGGTGTGGTGACAATTTGTCTAGTCTCTCTCTTGGTATTGTTTGGCTTGTTCTGCATCTTTTACTCAGCTCTCTTCCGTTCTCGGATCCAGAGACATGGATATGTTCAACTCGGTTATTTTAATGGTCCGTGGATCATTCGTCTCACACTCatcataattgcaatttggtgGGGTTTGGGGGAGATTGTTCGCTTAAGTTTGCTGAAAGGGAGAGGAAGGATTTTACATGCTGTTAGCCTGAAATGGCAGGAAAACCTCTGCAAGTTTTACATCCTTTCCAATTTAGGGTTTGCAGAACCAAGCATGTTCCTTACCCTCATATTTCTCCTCCACGCATCGTTGCAGAGGAGAGAGTTGGGGACTTTAAGTCGTCAATGGAACAGAAAAACATTCAGTTATGTAGTCCTTTTTTGTCTCCCCATGTTCGTTGCTCAGCTTGTCCTTGTTTTAACTGGACCCAAGCTCAACAACAATAAAGCGAGTTACATGAAGAAGATGCCAAAGTACTTCACAACCATGAGTATTGAAGGTTATAGTAAAGTCGATATCGCCCTGTGTACTTACCCATTACTGAGTACGATTCTGCTCGGGCTGTTCTCTTTTCTCTTAATTGCCTACTTCTTATACATTGGAGTGCGAATGGTGTCGTTGGTGATCAACAAGGGGCTGCGAAGGAGAGTTTTgttgttgattttctctgttgtCAGTTTCCTTCCATTGAGGGTCTTGTTTCTCGGTTTCTCTGTTCTATCGCAGCCAGGGCATTTGGCATTTGAAGCCGTCGTGTTCTTAGCGTTCCTCATGCTGTTGCTCTGTGCAGCCGTGGGGATCTGCATGCTTGTCTATTGCCCCATCTCAGATTCCTTAGCTGTGAGGAGCCTGCAGCTCTTGGAAACTGAAGGGGCCTTCGATTCGAATGACAGCTCATCTCTTATTGCTAACCAGAGCCTTCTTGAGGCGGCCTCAAGCACAAGTGCAGGAAGAAACTCCGATGCGTCAATGAAGGGTGGCTCTATCTCTTTCCGGACAATGATCAAGGACAGCGCCCCAACAGAAGGGTTTGAGGAACTTGGCCTTTTCTCTGCTACCACCCCCTGCCTCCCTTCCTCGCCGGGCTCCCCGCCACTTCCAGGCAGACCCATGATTCCTCTCCGAGAAGTATCCGAATGCTGA